A single Saccharolobus shibatae B12 DNA region contains:
- the thrS gene encoding threonine--tRNA ligase, which produces MESYKPMWLKGAVILAINLIDKGYKPVAVGLGERDFYIDVKSDTSITLDEVKKAINENVLANVPIENNQIVYKGNKVSIIEDKVSISTNLNPKYFEILNISTHHPNPNEQYVRIRGVAFETEEQLKDYLTWLEKAEETDHRLIGEKLDLFSFHEEAGSGLVLFHPKGQTIRNELIAFMREINDSMGYQEVYTSHVFKTDIWKISGHYTLYRDKLIVFNMEGDEYGVKPMNCPAHILIYKSKPRTYRDLPIRFSEFGHVYRWEKKGELYGLLRVRGFVQDDGHIFLREDQLREEIKMLISKTVEVWHKFGFKDDDIKPYLSTRPDESIGSDELWEKATNALISALQESGLKFGIKEKEGAFYGPKIDFEIRDSLGRWWQLSTIQVDFNLPERFKLEYIDRDGVKKRPVMVHRAIYGSIDRFVAILLEHFKGKLPTWLSPVQVRVLPITDEVNDYAEKVLNDMRKRRIRAEIDYAGETLSKRIKNAYDQGVSYILIVGKKEASEGTVTVRARGNIEVRNVKFEKFLELLITEIGQRDVEQTTVKALK; this is translated from the coding sequence ATGGAAAGTTATAAGCCAATGTGGCTAAAGGGTGCGGTAATTTTAGCCATAAACCTAATAGATAAGGGATATAAGCCAGTTGCTGTTGGCCTAGGTGAAAGGGATTTCTACATTGATGTGAAATCAGACACTAGCATTACCTTAGATGAGGTAAAGAAGGCGATCAATGAGAACGTTCTAGCTAATGTACCCATTGAGAATAATCAGATAGTGTATAAAGGAAACAAGGTTTCAATAATAGAGGATAAGGTTTCAATTTCGACCAATTTAAATCCTAAGTATTTTGAAATTTTAAATATCTCAACTCATCATCCAAATCCCAATGAACAATACGTTAGAATTAGGGGTGTGGCTTTCGAGACTGAGGAACAGTTAAAGGATTACCTTACTTGGCTAGAAAAGGCTGAGGAGACTGACCATAGGCTGATTGGAGAAAAGTTAGACTTATTTAGCTTTCATGAGGAAGCCGGATCAGGATTAGTGCTATTCCATCCTAAGGGACAAACGATAAGAAATGAACTCATTGCGTTTATGAGAGAGATAAATGATAGCATGGGGTATCAAGAAGTTTATACTAGCCACGTTTTCAAGACTGATATATGGAAAATATCCGGTCATTATACCTTGTATAGGGATAAATTAATTGTCTTTAACATGGAAGGTGATGAGTACGGAGTAAAACCTATGAATTGTCCTGCTCACATTCTAATTTACAAATCTAAACCTAGAACCTATCGTGATCTTCCAATCAGATTTTCAGAGTTTGGCCATGTATATAGATGGGAAAAGAAAGGAGAATTATATGGGTTACTGAGAGTTAGAGGTTTCGTCCAAGACGATGGTCATATTTTCCTTAGGGAGGATCAACTAAGGGAAGAAATTAAGATGCTTATTTCTAAGACAGTGGAAGTTTGGCACAAGTTCGGCTTCAAAGATGACGATATTAAGCCTTATTTGAGTACAAGGCCGGATGAGAGTATAGGTTCTGATGAACTGTGGGAAAAAGCAACTAACGCGCTGATTTCCGCGTTGCAAGAATCGGGCTTAAAATTCGGTATTAAGGAAAAAGAAGGTGCATTTTATGGGCCTAAAATCGACTTCGAGATAAGGGATAGTCTAGGTAGATGGTGGCAATTATCCACAATACAGGTTGACTTCAACTTACCTGAGAGGTTTAAGTTGGAGTACATTGATAGGGATGGGGTAAAGAAGAGGCCAGTAATGGTACATAGGGCAATATATGGATCAATAGATAGATTTGTTGCAATACTACTTGAGCACTTTAAGGGTAAGCTACCAACGTGGTTAAGCCCAGTCCAAGTTAGGGTTTTACCGATAACTGATGAAGTAAATGACTACGCTGAAAAAGTGTTAAACGATATGAGAAAGAGGAGAATAAGGGCAGAGATTGATTATGCGGGTGAGACCTTAAGTAAGAGGATTAAGAACGCATACGATCAAGGAGTTTCATACATATTGATAGTAGGTAAGAAGGAAGCTAGTGAGGGTACAGTAACTGTTAGAGCTAGAGGTAACATTGAAGTAAGGAACGTTAAGTTTGAAAAGTTCCTAGAGTTATTAATCACCGAGATTGGGCAAAGGGATGTAGAACAAACTACAGTAAAAGCGTTAAAATAG
- a CDS encoding methylated-DNA--[protein]-cysteine S-methyltransferase, protein MLVYGLYKSPLGYITVAKDDKGFIMLDFCDCVEGNSRDDSSFTEFFHKLDLYFEGKPVNLREPINLKTYPFRLSVFKEVMKIPWGKVMSYKQIADSLGTSPRAVGMALSKNPILLIIPCHRVIAENGIGGYSRGVKLKKALLELEGVKIPE, encoded by the coding sequence GTGCTAGTGTATGGTTTGTATAAAAGTCCTCTTGGCTATATAACTGTTGCTAAGGACGATAAGGGATTTATTATGCTGGATTTCTGTGACTGTGTAGAAGGAAATTCAAGAGACGATAGTAGCTTCACTGAATTCTTCCATAAGCTAGATCTCTACTTTGAAGGTAAGCCAGTAAACTTAAGGGAGCCTATTAACCTAAAGACCTATCCTTTTAGATTATCAGTATTTAAAGAAGTAATGAAGATCCCTTGGGGAAAAGTTATGAGCTATAAACAGATAGCAGATTCACTGGGAACTTCTCCAAGAGCTGTTGGTATGGCTTTATCTAAAAATCCCATTCTTTTAATCATACCATGCCACCGAGTAATAGCTGAAAATGGTATTGGAGGATACTCCAGAGGAGTAAAGTTGAAGAAAGCCTTATTGGAACTGGAGGGAGTCAAAATACCAGAATGA